Within Hydrogenophaga sp. PAMC20947, the genomic segment TCCTGTTGCTGACCGATGGCGAGCCGTCGGATATCGATGTTTTCGAGGATGACTATCTGGTTGAAGACGCGCGCCACGCCGTCGCTACCGCCTCTGCCAGTGGCGTCGAAACGTTTTGCCTGACGCTGGATCGACAGGCCGACGGCTATGTGCGGCGCATCTTTGGTGGGCGCAATTACCTGATTGCCGACCAGGCCGCAACCTATTCCGATGCCGCCGGCCAGGCACTGGCCAAACTGATTGCGCAATGACATGACCTCTGACACTTCCAACAACGCCGAGAATGCCGCCACCATGGGCGTCGGTACGCCTCAGGACTGTGCAGCGGCACCGGCCACCTTGTTCGTCTGCATCACTTGCCGCATGTCGCTCGAGCCTGGCGTTTCAGCGACGATGACCACCGACGGCCGAGAGCTGTTTGATCTGGTCGGCCTTCTGCACAACACACACCCTGCTGCCGACCAGGTGATGGTGCGGTCGGTCGAATGCCTTGGCAGCTGCGACCAAGGCTGCACGGCAGGCATCGGCGCGCCCGGGAAGTTCGCCTACCTGCTCGGTGGTCTTGAACCCACACGCGAACACGCCGCCGCCATTCTCGATTGCGCGCTGCTGCTGGGTCAGCAGTCTGGTTCTGTGCTTGGTCGTCTCCA encodes:
- a CDS encoding DUF1636 domain-containing protein, producing MTSDTSNNAENAATMGVGTPQDCAAAPATLFVCITCRMSLEPGVSATMTTDGRELFDLVGLLHNTHPAADQVMVRSVECLGSCDQGCTAGIGAPGKFAYLLGGLEPTREHAAAILDCALLLGQQSGSVLGRLQRPPLLRNRLLGRMPPLPLSNPRNTAP